A DNA window from Pogona vitticeps strain Pit_001003342236 chromosome 2, PviZW2.1, whole genome shotgun sequence contains the following coding sequences:
- the LOC110070144 gene encoding glutathione S-transferase kappa 1-like isoform X1, with amino-acid sequence MAATASRGFVSSKKRVDFFFDVLSPYSWFGFEILCRYHPIWNMELFLRPVFLAGIIKESGNQSPTKLPKRAEYMKKDLKRMAKFYQVPVQQPADFMGTVIKKGSLAAMRFVTAVDLTEPRFVESVSRELWLRMWSRDEDITQPESILAAAVEAGLPEGQAQKLLEMSNSPDVKDRLKTATEEVLKYGAFGLPCSVIYVDDKPQLLFGSDRLELLAHLLGEKWQGPVPASPKL; translated from the exons ATGGCTGCGACGGCAAGCCGAGGGTTCGTGAGCAGCAAGAAGCGGGTGGATTTTTTCTTCGACGTCTTGTCTCCCTACTCCTGGTTCGGCTTTGAG ATTCTGTGCCGATACCATCCTATTTGGAACATGGAGCTGTTTCTGCGGCCAGTTTTCCTTGCAGGCATAATAAAGGAGTCTG GTAATCAATCCCCAACAAAGTTGCCGAAAAGAGCAGAATATATGAAGAAGGATCTCAAGAGGATGGCAAAGTTCTATCAAGTACCAGTACAACAACCAGCAGATTTTATGGGGACTGTTATTAAGAAAG GTTCTCTAGCCGCGATGCGGTTTGTCACAGCTGTGGATTTAACAGAGCCTCGGTTTGTGGAGTCTGTCTCCAGAGAACTGTGGTTGCGCATGTGGTCTCGG GATGAAGACATCACCCAGCCAGAGAGCATTTTGGCA GCTGCAGTGGAAGCGGGCTTACCTGAAGGCCAAGCCCAAAAGCTTCTGGAAATGAGTAATTCACCTGATGTGAAGGATCGCTTGAAAACAGCAACAGAAGAAGTATTAAAATATGGG GCATTTGGGTTGCCATGTTCGGTGATCTATGTTGACGACAAGCCCCAGCTTCTCTTTGGTTCGGATCGTTTAGAACTGCTGGCACACCTCTTGG GGGAGAAGTGGCAGGGACCCGTTCCTGCGTCCCCTAAGCTCTAA
- the LOC110070144 gene encoding glutathione S-transferase kappa 1-like isoform X2, whose protein sequence is MAATASRGFVSSKKRVDFFFDVLSPYSWFGFEILCRYHPIWNMELFLRPVFLAGIIKESGNQSPTKLPKRAEYMKKDLKRMAKFYQVPVQQPADFMGTVIKKGSLAAMRFVTAVDLTEPRFVESVSRELWLRMWSRDEDITQPESILAAAVEAGLPEGQAQKLLEMSNSPDVKDRLKTATEEVLKYGSLFSRTCLCVSVAPCDNLVLSGFWLNLGTTENYRV, encoded by the exons ATGGCTGCGACGGCAAGCCGAGGGTTCGTGAGCAGCAAGAAGCGGGTGGATTTTTTCTTCGACGTCTTGTCTCCCTACTCCTGGTTCGGCTTTGAG ATTCTGTGCCGATACCATCCTATTTGGAACATGGAGCTGTTTCTGCGGCCAGTTTTCCTTGCAGGCATAATAAAGGAGTCTG GTAATCAATCCCCAACAAAGTTGCCGAAAAGAGCAGAATATATGAAGAAGGATCTCAAGAGGATGGCAAAGTTCTATCAAGTACCAGTACAACAACCAGCAGATTTTATGGGGACTGTTATTAAGAAAG GTTCTCTAGCCGCGATGCGGTTTGTCACAGCTGTGGATTTAACAGAGCCTCGGTTTGTGGAGTCTGTCTCCAGAGAACTGTGGTTGCGCATGTGGTCTCGG GATGAAGACATCACCCAGCCAGAGAGCATTTTGGCA GCTGCAGTGGAAGCGGGCTTACCTGAAGGCCAAGCCCAAAAGCTTCTGGAAATGAGTAATTCACCTGATGTGAAGGATCGCTTGAAAACAGCAACAGAAGAAGTATTAAAATATGGG AGCTTGTTCTCACGTACATGTTTGTGCGTCTCTGTGGCACCATGTGATAATTTGGTACTCAGTGGCTTTTGGCTGAATCTGGGAACTACTGAAAATTACCGTGTTTGA
- the LOC110070151 gene encoding glutathione S-transferase kappa 1 isoform X2 — protein sequence MAATASRGVGTGKKRVDFFFDVLSPYSWFGFEILCRYRPIWNMELFLRPVFLAGIMKESGNQPPAMLPRRAAYMTKDLKRMAKFYQVPLQQPADFMGTVIRKGSLAAMRFVTAVELTEPRFVESVSRELWLRIWSRDEDITQPESILAAAVKAGLPEGQAQKLLEMSNSPDVKDRLKAATEEVLKYGAFGLPCSVIYVDDKPQLLFGSDRLELLAHLLGEKWQGPVPASPKL from the exons ATGGCTGCGACGGCAAGCCGAGGGGTCGGGACAGGCAAGAAGCGGGTGGATTTCTTCTTCGACGTCTTGTCTCCCTATTCCTGGTTCGGCTTTGAG ATTCTGTGCCGATACCGTCCTATTTGGAACATGGAGCTGTTTCTGCGGCCAGTTTTCCTTGCAGGCATAATGAAGGAGTCTG GTAATCAACCCCCAGCAATGTTGCCAAGAAGGGCAGCATATATGACGAAAGATCTCAAGAGGATGGCAAAGTTCTACCAAGTACCACTACAACAACCAGCAGATTTTATGGGGACTGTTATTAGGAAAG GTTCTCTAGCCGCGATGCGGTTCGTCACAGCTGTGGAATTAACAGAACCTCGATTTGTGGAGTCTGTCTCCAGAGAACTGTGGTTGCGCATTTGGTCTCGG GATGAAGACATCACCCAGCCAGAGAGCATTTTGGCA GCTGCAGTGAAAGCGGGCTTACCTGAAGGCCAAGCCCAAAAGCTTCTGGAAATGAGTAATTCACCTGATGTGAAGGATCGCTTGAAAGCAGCAACAGAAGAAGTATTAAAATATGGG GCATTTGGGTTGCCATGTTCGGTGATCTATGTTGACGACAAGCCCCAGCTTCTCTTTGGTTCCGATCGTTTAGAACTGCTGGCACACCTCTTGG GGGAGAAGTGGCAGGGACCCGTTCCTGCATCCCCTAAGCTCTAA
- the LOC110070151 gene encoding glutathione S-transferase kappa 1 isoform X1, with amino-acid sequence MILCRYRPIWNMELFLRPVFLAGIMKESGNQPPAMLPRRAAYMTKDLKRMAKFYQVPLQQPADFMGTVIRKGSLAAMRFVTAVELTEPRFVESVSRELWLRIWSRDEDITQPESILAAAVKAGLPEGQAQKLLEMSNSPDVKDRLKAATEEVLKYGAFGLPCSVIYVDDKPQLLFGSDRLELLAHLLGEKWQGPVPASPKL; translated from the exons ATG ATTCTGTGCCGATACCGTCCTATTTGGAACATGGAGCTGTTTCTGCGGCCAGTTTTCCTTGCAGGCATAATGAAGGAGTCTG GTAATCAACCCCCAGCAATGTTGCCAAGAAGGGCAGCATATATGACGAAAGATCTCAAGAGGATGGCAAAGTTCTACCAAGTACCACTACAACAACCAGCAGATTTTATGGGGACTGTTATTAGGAAAG GTTCTCTAGCCGCGATGCGGTTCGTCACAGCTGTGGAATTAACAGAACCTCGATTTGTGGAGTCTGTCTCCAGAGAACTGTGGTTGCGCATTTGGTCTCGG GATGAAGACATCACCCAGCCAGAGAGCATTTTGGCA GCTGCAGTGAAAGCGGGCTTACCTGAAGGCCAAGCCCAAAAGCTTCTGGAAATGAGTAATTCACCTGATGTGAAGGATCGCTTGAAAGCAGCAACAGAAGAAGTATTAAAATATGGG GCATTTGGGTTGCCATGTTCGGTGATCTATGTTGACGACAAGCCCCAGCTTCTCTTTGGTTCCGATCGTTTAGAACTGCTGGCACACCTCTTGG GGGAGAAGTGGCAGGGACCCGTTCCTGCATCCCCTAAGCTCTAA